GCTACTTCTGTAACTCTGGTTCTTCCTGTTTATATTTGGCATCACACATATTACAGCTAATTCCAGGAGACAGAAAATTCATTCTAAAATCCAGCTCTGCTACTTTAATAAAATACTACTATCAAATATCACTTTAAGATGGCTTATAAAGCAACAGACCTCATTGCCCATGCtgtttttcttcataattttcaCGAGTGGTACTTACTTCTCAAATACAGTGACTAAATAAAAGATGATATATTTACTAGTTTACTGACTTATGTAAACATAAAAGATACAAAATAATAGGAATCCATGACTTTGTGAAGTCAATCatccaatgaagaaaaaaaagacatacacacataaaaaaaGACCTAATTAGTAGTATGGGTGGTATACCAACATAGAAACACATACAAGTTGTGCAAGTATACAGGTGCTTGGAAAAACAAAGTTAGCAAGTAAGCAAATCAAGCAGGCATTACAACCTTACTCAAGAAGTTGAGTTTTAATGAGGAGTTTTCAATGAGGAAGAGTAGAGAGCCACTCAGCATGTAGAACAAGCTCTGGCAAAGAAACCCAAAGGATGAGGGTTACAGTTCCGATTTTACAACTGTGTGATGATGagccaaatattttaattttcaaagattcTGTTTTATTGCTTAAATAACCAAGGCCATtgtgtctttgtttctttatgcTCCCACTTCATTCTGGAAAGGATTTAGGGCAGAGATGATAGACAAGTTTCTTCTGGCACCAGAGCTTACAGATTCTAAATTCAACCAAGTTTCCTTCTGGAACAAATGTGTGATGACTCTATAGCCCCAAACTTCTCATAAGCATaagacagaaaagacaaaaattacaGCTAAATGCAAATTGGAACCTACTATCGTCCATAGGTAATTACTCTATATACACCTATTTCACAACTGTAAAATGACAAAGGTCAAGCACAAGTAAGGTTACTGAGCGTGAGTATATTGTCCTGAATTTTTCTGGTTGAGTTCTACCAAGGACACACCCCTGGAAAGAAATCACGGACACACAGTCAGAGATGTTCCTGTGTTTGCTGCAAGTACATTTTGCCCAGCACTTTTTTCACCGCATCTTTGACTTCTTTGTTTCTTAAACTGTAAATTATGGGATTCAGCATAGGAGTAAGCACTCCATAAAGCAACGAGATGATTTTATCTATTTCTTGTGAGCCTGATGAAGAAGGCTTTAGGTACATGGAGAGGGCAGCCCCGTAATACAAGATCACCACAGTCAAGTGGGCGCCACAGGTAGAAAAGGCTTTGCTTCTGCCCTCTGCTGAGCTGATTCTCAGGATAGTGGAAAGGAtgaagacgtaagagatgcaaaTTAAGAGCATTGGAACGGGCAGGAGGAGCACACTGATCACCAGCATGATTGTGTCCATGAGCAGGGACCGTGTGCAAGCTAGCTTCAGCACTGCCAGAATTTCACACGTGAAGTGGTCAATGAGATTCCCACAGCGGGGTATCAGTAGGGCGAAGCTCGTTTCCAGCAGGGCTGTCAGAGAGCCTGTCACCCAGGAGATGGTGGCCATCTGCACACAGACCTGTCTGTTCATGATGATGGGGTATCTCAGCGGGCTGCAAATGGCCACGtatcggtcataggccatcacagccaGGAGCACACACTCCGTGGAGCCCATGGCAAGGGACAGATACATCTGTACAgcacacccagaaaagatgatgGTTTTCTGGGATGACAGCAAGTTCACCAGCAAAGTAGGAATCGAAGCAGATGTGTAACAAATATCCATGAAAGAGAgatttccaaggaacaagtacaTGGGCGTCTGAAGACGTGAGTCTACGACAGTGATTAAAATAAGAGTGCTGTTGCCCAAGAGGGTTATCAGATACATTAATAGGCTGAAGACGAAGAGAACAATCTCTAACTTTGGGTATCTAGAAAAACCTTCCAGGAAAAAGAAACTCCAACTGGTGAGATTTTCGCCGTGCATTTGCTTCCATTTACCTGTAGTTATTCTAATATGATTCTATTCATTTTATCTGAGGACAAAAATGGATGGATAAAGTATAATGTTCATTGATTTAGGAAAACACTTTTGAACTTATTTCCACtattaaaaacacaattttaCCACAAGAAGTCACAGGACAATGTATCTACTGATCGAAGAGGAGGGGAAACAGGTTATATCTACATAAAAAGTTgattctttcaaaacaaaatttagagaagagtggatttgaaaacaagaataaacaaatttaatatGTGAGTCTCAGCTTGCAATCCTTTGCTTGGCACACAGCAGGCTTTCAGTAAACAGCTGAAAGTACTCAGTaatcaaaaatatgaaagaacAATGAATATATTATTGAGCACTAATTAGAAAAGTAAgtcaaataaatgaggaaaagaaagcacatttgtaaaaatgaaaaccagtAATGATCTTCActggaagaaaaggagaattctTGGAAGGAACaagtaaatgaattttaaacTAACACCTATGAAGTTCTGGGTCTAAATGATCTTCCAGCTAACAGCTTGGAGGTCCATACACCTGTTTCAAAAATGGTGACATTGTTTGTAGCGTTGCAGATACCCATTCTGATTCTATGTAAGAGCCAGTTTACAAGTCATGCAAAATAACCCACCTCATTTAAAAACGGTTACATCCACTATAAAGTTTTATTCATTATAGGGACCCATATCTTTGTATGTAAATAGTTCTAAAAATTATACCCAGGCAATACTCCTGTTATACACTAAAACTCATGAAGATTCAGGAAATGTAGAAATGAAACTCcctttaaaatttatcttaaaatctCTTTGCAACAAGATGGATAAacttggaggatattatgcttGGTAAAAtcagtcaaagacaaatactgtatgatatcactaatagtggaatctaaaagataaaacagatgagtgaatataacaaaaaaagattACAGATCATCTAATTATCTACAAGACACttaaggttttatttcttttgtttttacatttcacattattaaccaaacaaatttttttaaacttaccttGCTTATGCTCTGATATTGCTCTTTATCACCATCAAtctttctcctttccccactagttctttcctttctattttcaaatatacTGTTCTTAAAAATTCCCTTCATTGTCATGCTAGATATGCAAATTACATCCTATTTTTGCTCTTCCTTTCACAGGTAAATTCCTGTTATATGGTTTATCTTGCAGCaattcactcttcactttctcaTCACTAATTTGTTAATTTCAGTCAATATTATCATTTGTCTTCCAGTTCTTCGTATTTAAAAACCTGGCCTAAAGGgtgatgatgaaaataataatgtcGTGGGCAATGCCTTATATCATGGCTGTATAACAGGGACATGATATTTGTCAAATACCTTTCATTATATTACATTATTATCTCTGACCTCTTCCTCACTGTATCGCATATCCAGTCTATTATCAAACCTGtcactttttttcctgtttatcagACCTCCAACAGCTTATACCGAGGTCCAAACATTATCAGGAACCCTAAATACCGTAAGTATTTTAGGGAATACTTGTCAGTACTACTGCCCTCTGTGGTAACTGAGCATGCAGAGTTTCTGCGTTTCTTCCTAAGAGCTTCATTTTCCCTACATCCTAGTAGTTAGTTCTTATTTGTTAGTTAAGAGTTGACTTCTTAGAAACTTCTCTACCAGATTTTATATTTAACAAATTTCatacaaaatttttattatattactgCAGGAGATGACGTCAACGAAATAGGTTTTTGTGCCGTTTTTTAGACTAGCAATGAAAACAGTTTTTTCAAGAATGAAAAATCAGCTCAGTTGCCTGGGACTTGATATCTTCTATTGTTTAAAAATAGtagccccaaaaataaataaataaaaataaaaaaataaaaatagtagccAAGAAAAATTGAGTTCCCTATCACCAACGCcaattaaaatattgtttatgatATAAATCATAAACTTAGCTATGTGCAAGAAAGAATGAATGCACCCAtgcttaaaatgttaaacatattcCTTAAAAGTCAACAATGCAAATCATTTCTTTCAGAAGTATTGTCTGATACCTCAGTAACTAAAAATGCCAAGGTATAACAATTGAAATACTATGCAAATTTAAATGCTCTGTTGTTTTGGGGGAATACCTGTTGTCCCTGAACAATTTAAAGTTCAACAGCTATAAAGTTCATGCAGAGGTTTGAAACTTTAGATCCTTCAGGGATAAAGTCCCAAAGATCCAATTATATCAAACTTTTAAATATTGAGACAGAGAGTGAACCACAGTTCTcccaaaataatttcaaagaactcataaaattttcatagaattttctttctcctctctgtccAACCCAGCCAATGCAGagtttttttcttgaaagatTACAGTTAGAGTACGTCACAGTATATAGAGAAAAAAGAGCCCTAAAATTCTAAAACCTGTATTTTTTTTACTTGTAAAactacatgtatctttttttcatttttgaaactgcTCCCTAGTTTTcaaagaataaaggaagaaagtgTACTCATTAAGCCACTTGTCCCAAGAAATGATCAGAATTTTTAGCTTCCCTGATAAATCAACTGATAAAtcaactggcaaagaatccatctgcaatgccagagatctgacctgggttcgatccctggattgggaagatcccctggagaagggaaaggctacccaccccagtactctgacctagagaattccatagactgtatagtccatgggatcacaaagagtcgaacacaactcagCTCagcgacttaaaaaaaaaaattatctaattaTATATATTGAGAGGGCCTTAAAACAAAAGACACACCCCCACCCACACCTTTGTTTCTAAAGGCATTTCtcagttaaaaggaaaaatagctcCTTAGAGAAATGGCTGATGTCAAAGCTAGACCAGGTAAAGGACAAGATTAGCTTGCAGTAATTTATTGCACTAGAACAGTAAGAAAGTATGAAAAGAACAACTGGGGTATTTCAAAGGGCTTTAGGAGCCCACTTGATGAGGCTCACATTGGCCAGGTCTGGGACAGATTATTTTCAGTATCAAAGTAAATAATGGTAAAAACGGATTATAATCCATAGAAGGGGATAAGTGCATGAATTCTTTtgtaaggaagggaagaaggcagGGTCTTCCTTATAGCAGAATGCTAAACTATAAACATGGAAGAATGATGTAGTTACAAAATCATCAATCAAGGATTGGGCTGTTACAGCAACAGATTATCATAGGTAAAGTGTTACTGCAGGTAAATGTAAATATCATAGTTGCACAAGCAAAAGTTGGATAAGAGAGGATATTTACATGATATCAAAGTATCTCACAGCAAACTACTAATTTCAAAAACAAGATAGTAACAGCTTTATAGCAGATACCTTACCATCACCAATAATGGGACATATATCCACGTGACCTTGAtaattctgtatgcaggtcaggaagcaacagttagaactggacatggaacaacagtctggttccaagtaggaaaaggagtacgtcaaggctgtatatggccaccctgcttatttaacttatatgcagagcacatcatgagaaacgctgggctggaggaagcacaagctggaatcaagattgccaggagaaatatcaataacctcgaatatgcagatgacaccacccttatggcagaaagtgaagaactaaagagtctcttgatgaaagtgaaagaggagagtgaaaaagttggcttaaagttcagcattcagaaaactaagatcctggcatctggtcccatcacttcatggcaaatagatgagaacacggtagaaacagtggaaacagtgacagactttatcttcttcggctccaaaatcactgcagatggtgactgcagccttgaaattaaaagatgcttgctccttgaaagaaaagttatgaccaactcagacagcatattaaaaagcagagacattactttgccaacaaaggtccgtctagtcaaagctatagtttttccagtagtcatgtatggatgtgagagttgcactataaagaaagttgagtgccaaagaattgatgcttttgaactgtggtgttggagaagactcttgagagtcccttggactgaaaggagatccaaccagtccatcctaaaggaaatcagtcctgaatattcattggaaggacagatgttgaagctgaaactccaatactttggccacctgatgcaaagaactgacacatctgaaaagaccctgatgcagggaaagattgaaggcgggaggagaaggggacgacagaggatgagatggttggatggcatcaccaactcaatggacatgagtttgagtaaactccgggagttggtgatggacaaggaagccgggcttgctgcggtccatggggttgcaaagagtcagacacaactgagcgactgaactgaactgatacccactgaactgaactgatacccacGTGCCTCCACTGAGGACACAGTAGCACTTCTAGGGTATTCCTCTCCAAAGTACATAACCTGAACCTAATCATAAGGGAAAAAACCTAGTCAATTAAACTGAGGGATACTCCACAAAATAACCAGCCCGATACTGTTCAAAAGTATCAAGGCCAGGTCTCCGCAGGTGGCCTAGGGCTCAGCTGGCAGTTTGCATCACCTTGCCCACAGGGTGCGTGATGATGCAGGAGCAGACCTAGGCCCACTTGCATGGCCCGGTCCTCAGCATGTCAGGAAGTCCGCAGCCCAGGTGCCCCACGCTGCACCGAGGCCTCCTCCCCGCTCTACAGCTCCAGGCGGCCGTCAGAGCCAAGACGGTTGCATCCCTCAGCACCCACACATGAGATGCCCAGGGACCAAGGGGCAGCAGGCGGGCCACTGGGAGGCCGGGATGCCCACAAGGCCGACACCATGGTGGCTGTGCGCCCATGGAGACCATCCAGGTGAAGTTTATCCGCGACCAGACCGCCCCTAAACCCATGGGACGAGGATTCCTCCACACGGTCAGGGAGATTGTTCGGAAGCAAGGTCGAAAGAGGACTCACCAGGGCTTCTAGCCGCCGCTCTGCACCAGACCATCCGCTTCATGGTCAGTAGCTCGCTGCACGACCAACAGGTACCCAGAGCCGAAGTGCAGCGAGCCCCTGAAACCGCTGACCCCCGGGGTTTCGAGCTATCGTGAGAGCAGCCAGGGGCTTCGAGAACACACCTCTGCAAGATATCAACCCTCCGTACAGGGCCTGGAGGCTTAGCAACACTGAACACGTGGACGAACACGTGAATGAACACGTGGACAAACACGTGGACAAGCTGCTCGCAGGTCGTGAGGGGTGAGGGGCTCAAGGCAATCTACAACggcaccaccccccgccccagcctaCCTGGACGTGGCCCTCGTGTTCATCAGCCACGATGAGGTGGTGAAGCTGTTCCATAAAGCCGGGAAGATGGACAGAGCCCTGAGGGTCTGAGAGGGAAGGCTAAGGATCTGTAGAAACAGTGATACCTTATATTGAATTTTAGGCTGTTGGCAGGTCTTAGCTATTCTCTACTCCCTCTTTTATTCTCAAAAATTCAGTTAAAGTCATATAAACACAACAGTCTTTGGAAATGGAGCTGTGGCTAATGGAGGAACAGGAGGAGTTGCCAGAATGGGGAACTTGTGGTTTGCGAGGCATTTAAGGAAATCCCTGTCCAATCATTAGCTGACCACCAGGCTAACTGAACAGAGACTTAGGCGATCAAGTCCAATAAAGAACTGAGACTTTACAGAATTAGTTCAGGAAGTAACTAAAATAGAACAGAGCAACTGGCAACAAACTGTGCAATGGGAGGAGAATCCGATTTCCAGATTTGCCATATAATGTTTTaatgtccagttttcaacaacaacaaaaaagagacatttaaagaaacaggaaaatatggCCCATTTTTAATAATGATAGAAAGGTCAATCCATCAAGAAGACATAACAGCTTGTTGATGCTCTTCAATGGCggagtcatgttcgactctttggaccccatgggctgcagcacgccagacttccctgtccttcactatcttccagagtttgttaaaattcatgtccactgtaaTGGTGATGCACTcttaactatctcatcctttgttgccatAACATAccaattatatatacacatatgaaaaGCAGAGGCCCGAAACACTTAGAAACTGACAGAGGGAGAACTAGACAATTAACAGTAATAGTTGAAGAATTTAATACTGAAATCTCAAAAAACAAACTTgataatagtgaaagtgaaagaaagtgaagttgcccagtcgtgtccgactctttgagaccccatggactgtagcctaccaggcttatctgtccatgggattttccaggcaagggtactggagtgggttgctatggctgaatcccttttcTGTCCACCTTGAAAGTGTccacattgttaatcggctatacttcaatataaaattaaaaataaaaaaagaaactaggcAACATATCAATAAAGATATAGGAGACtgacaacactataaatcaactagacttaACACCATCTGTAGAACACACCATccaacaaaatatacaaatacacatgcacattcttctcaagtacacatggaacatcaCCCGTTGATTTTATGCCATTGAGCAGtacacatttttcttccttccctccataGTAGGCTTGCAAGATCCATGTTGGTGAGTGGCTGCTGTCTGTTCATTTTTTACTGCTATATCATAGTCTATTTTATGATCATAACATACTTTATGCACTATTCTGTTTTTAGGCACTAGACATTTGGATTGGCTTTTTGGCTACTTCAACCAATGTTGTTACAAACCTGCATGTGTATCTTTTGGTACAAGTCTGCTTATATAATTAGGAGTGAAAACTGATATGTGAAATTACATGCTTACATCACCTATAGTAGATTTTAAGTGGCTTTCCAACATAGTAGGAAAATTTATTATCAGAAGTATCAGTTTCCTATTGTTTCATAACAAAGTAACCAAAACTTAGTGCCTTAAAACAATGGTCATTTTCTTATATCCCATGGAGTCTAGGTCAGGAATTCAGAGTATTTAAGGGTAATATTTATGAGACTGGGTAGTACGAACGTGATAAGGATTTTGAATTAGAGACTTTTTTCCTTTGCACAGGAGTTTATGCAAGCTGGGGGCAGAGCTGGTGGGCTGATCTCAAAATTAAAACCTTTGGTAAAACTAATTAAAAGATAGGATACATTTTGTGAATCAATTTTCTCTGGGGATTTAAACAGATTGCTATTTTGTCAATGGATTTAAAGTATTATATTGGGAGTtacatataaaaaagaacaccTAAAACTACCTAGATTGCATACTTTCAAGATGGAATTCTGTGAACACAAATGTACAAAGGGCCCATGGAGGCTTCTCCCCAGATTCCAAGCACACAATGGAATTGATGGTGAACATTGTCTCAAGAAGCCTTATTTTCTAAACACAGAACTTCTAATTTAGCACACTCTTGCCTCTGAAAGTTGTTTCCACTGACAAGCTTCAGGTAGAAGCATAAATTTTTAAGTTGTTAAAATTAAGCAGTAATGACATCATAAATGGTTTTTATGCCAAATTAAGTGGGTTAAATCTAATTTTGTGGACAAGGAGAgctgttttaaataaattagaaacacAATTTGGTTTATGACCATATCAACCACTCCCAACACCTAAGACCTTATTTTGTGCCCATTTGCAATCTCCTCTGACCCTATGCCTCCAAACTACTGATCTGATTTCTGTcactagttttgccttttctggaattTCATATCAATAGAGTTATATAATAAACAGTCTCAtcacttagcatagtgctttGTTTATATTCATCAGTACTGAGTATTCCACTGCATAAATCACAATGGTTTAttcagttgatagacatttgggttgtcttCAGTTTTGAGCTCTTATGAATATTTCAGCTATTCACTtacaagtcttgtttttgtatccagcCACTTTTATTGTCTTCTGactggagcatttagtccatttaaagtaattattgatgggTATGTACTTActggtattttgttgttttgtagctcttgtctcctttttctttAGCTCTGTttccttgtgatttgatgactatctttagtactgtttggatttcttttttctgtatggGTGTCTATTATATactttttggtttgtggttattatgtttatatatagcACTCTATACAAATATATGATTAAACTGCAGATCCCTTAAGTTTGAACGCATTTTAACAACTCTGCATTTTTACCCGTTCCACATCtactatttacatattttacattttgctttATGTATCCCTTAACTACTTACTGTGGATTTAGATGTTACTACTTCTTTTAACCTTCCTACTAGCTTTACAAAGGGTTGCTTTACTACCTTCACTGTATGTTTGCCTTTAACAATGAGATTGTTCCTTTAGTGATTTTCATATCTCTAGTTGTGAAcggtccacttaaaaaaaaacccagttgtTATTCTAATCAATTCATCTGGAACTACcttgacaggaaaaagaaagaaaagcgtAACAAAAAGGGAGCATCTAAGGCTTGTTATCTGCTTTGAGAGAAAGTTATCTCTCACCTTCAAGCCTATCTTCCACAGCCTAAAACTTTGGTGTCCGTTTACAATATTGGATGAAACCAGATCTctgatattttatgtatatagtcAGGTATGTTAATCTTGATCAAAAGCAAAACTGCATCAGGGATTACTTTTATCAAAAGATCCAATCTATCAATGACTGCATTTCTCCAGGTATTTGACAGCAATTATTCAGGTGTCTTGCCTGTTTCCATTTTGCCTTGAAATTCCCAGACACCTAAGCCAACAATTTCTGCTTGGTTAGAAGTAGCTCAGAATATGGCAGGCAGTAGGACCTTTTTTGGTCTTTAAAGAATAATTAAGCAATGCCTTGGAAGTTGAACTCTTTTCCAAGAGAACCAGTAAAAATTAATGGACCACTTCAAAGAACTGATCATGCAGCTTTTATTTACCACTGAATACCTCCTTGGGCATTGGAAAAGATTTTCCTTTCAAGACTATCACATGCTTTGCTAGCTCAGTACATATTGCAGAGGATTCTATGAAGACTTtgcatataaaatacaaaaatctgtTACATATACATCCATTAACAACAGTTTGTACATTACAATGGGTGCCAGTGTCAAAACAACCCCCTGTACTTCACAAGCAGCATGAATATATTGTGGCAGCAGCAGACAGGAACTTCCCCCAATGGGCAGACAGTGTTCACACAGTGCAATTGCTACTAGAGCACAGACCAACAgtcacatctttttttcttcGCTTTTCTCATCAGTGAATACACTAGTAAAAGGTGGGAGGGTAAAGCAATGGGGATTTGGTGGCAATCGGCTTTTATTGTGCAGGTACActgtattacaggcagacacACTGGCAATTGTAAATTGGACACAAACATTAAAGAAATGGCTGCTCTTTATCACCAAAAAGAGAGTTTTGTACTTTGTTTTGATTTCCAATTGCCAAATTTCAGGTACCTTCTTTTCACATTATCAATTAAATTTGTGATGATATGTATTCCAGGAATAAGAAATTCAGTAGGCCCTCTAAATCAGTTGCTCATGTGATGAGAAGCACTGAATATtcctagggaaaaaataataaagatctgtTTCAGATAGCTTTGGAAAGTGAAGGCCAAAGATACAGATGTTCACAGGTCCTTTTGCCATTTGTTCACCAGCATCACCATTCCACaattacaaactttcagttattaaCTCTTTTAAATAAGTTTGTGTGTCCATATGCACACCAACACAAGCTGCATCGGGAGACCACGAATAATGTTACTAGCTGTGCAAATGACTTGGCTGGTCAAGATGAAGGCAGTAAGTGTAAAACTTAGAAATGTgcttagaaaactaaaacaaattaaTTCAATAGCACTAAGCACTAAGGTTCAAGTATCTTAGCACCTCTCTCAGCACCATGGGAAATTCCCATTATTAAGTAACAAAAAGTTTAAGAAGCATAAAATCTGATGAGGTTTTAAACTTGATACGAGCCAAGAGCACAATTCTTGCCCTTACACTCTTACTTTCTCCTAATACCTGATCTACACcgcattcttgcctaggaagaGTATCCCAGGTACTGAACATTAAAGTCAGAGGGCACTTAGTGGAAGGGGAAATACTGATCTGAAAAACACCAAGTCCCATGAGGACATAAGCTTTCTAAAAAACggggttgatttttttcttccccaaacaAACACACTCTGAAGCGGAAATCCATGATAGTTTACTTAAAATTTGTGATGCTAAAACTCACAATTATATTTAGTATCAGCTAAGAGGATATTTTGGTAATAAACACTTAAATCTGCATTTGTAAACTCCTTTTCCAATCAGAGGCAACCCCAGAACATAGCATATACAGTTAGGCTTAGGTACTATCTAGGGCGGTGTTTTTCAAACTATAAATAACAACCCACTTATGAGTCAGAAAATGAATTTAGTGGGTCTGAAGGGCATTCAGAATGGTGGTGGGGAGCTGGTAGGGAGAG
This portion of the Muntiacus reevesi chromosome 10, mMunRee1.1, whole genome shotgun sequence genome encodes:
- the OR2K2 gene encoding olfactory receptor 2K2, giving the protein MHGENLTSWSFFFLEGFSRYPKLEIVLFVFSLLMYLITLLGNSTLILITVVDSRLQTPMYLFLGNLSFMDICYTSASIPTLLVNLLSSQKTIIFSGCAVQMYLSLAMGSTECVLLAVMAYDRYVAICSPLRYPIIMNRQVCVQMATISWVTGSLTALLETSFALLIPRCGNLIDHFTCEILAVLKLACTRSLLMDTIMLVISVLLLPVPMLLICISYVFILSTILRISSAEGRSKAFSTCGAHLTVVILYYGAALSMYLKPSSSGSQEIDKIISLLYGVLTPMLNPIIYSLRNKEVKDAVKKVLGKMYLQQTQEHL